The Vibrio nitrifigilis genome window below encodes:
- a CDS encoding L-serine ammonia-lyase has product MNISVFDLFKVGIGPSSSHTVGPMKAAYLFVQELQKADLLGQVEAVNITLFGSLSATGVGHSTDKAVIMGLMGYQPDMIEPALIDPAIQAVLETHSLMLANKRAIHFDWQMDLIFDPQVLDYHPNAMTLTAYDSTRRELKQKTYYSVGGGFVLDELDIAHTNQEPITIDIPYPYRSGEMLLDICTKHQLRISDVVLHNEQALCRESDVKASIYQLWKVMQECIANGIENTGILPGGLQVKRRAASLHQALLQASEHDVIYSTLSGMDWVNLFALAVNEENAAGGRMVTAPTNGAAGIIPAVLMYHMRFHANAKPKDVVTFFLAAAAVGSLCKMNASISGAEVGCQGEVGSASAMAAAGLAEVLGGTPEQVENAAEIALEHNLGLTCDPVGGLVQVPCIERNAIAAVKSINAANMALRGDGQHFISLDKVIRTMRDTGRDMQDKYKETSRGGLAVNAIEC; this is encoded by the coding sequence ATGAACATCAGCGTATTTGATTTGTTTAAAGTGGGGATTGGTCCGTCAAGCTCCCATACCGTTGGACCGATGAAAGCGGCCTATCTTTTTGTCCAAGAGCTGCAAAAAGCTGATCTGCTTGGACAAGTTGAAGCGGTGAATATCACGCTATTTGGATCGTTAAGTGCAACGGGTGTCGGTCACAGCACCGATAAGGCGGTGATCATGGGGTTAATGGGCTATCAACCCGACATGATTGAACCGGCCCTGATTGATCCTGCCATTCAAGCTGTCCTAGAAACCCATTCATTAATGCTAGCCAATAAAAGAGCCATCCACTTTGATTGGCAAATGGATCTTATCTTTGATCCGCAAGTACTGGATTATCATCCCAATGCCATGACGTTAACTGCCTATGATTCAACGCGCAGAGAGCTTAAACAGAAAACCTATTATTCTGTTGGCGGTGGGTTTGTGCTTGATGAGCTGGATATTGCCCATACGAATCAAGAGCCCATAACGATCGATATACCTTATCCTTATCGTAGTGGTGAGATGTTGCTAGACATTTGCACGAAACATCAGCTGCGAATTAGTGATGTGGTATTACACAATGAACAAGCACTATGTCGCGAGTCCGATGTTAAAGCATCCATTTATCAATTGTGGAAAGTGATGCAAGAATGCATTGCTAACGGTATTGAAAATACGGGGATTTTGCCTGGTGGTTTGCAGGTAAAACGCCGCGCGGCCTCTTTGCATCAAGCGCTATTACAAGCCTCTGAACATGATGTGATTTATTCCACTTTAAGTGGCATGGATTGGGTCAATTTATTTGCTCTAGCGGTGAATGAAGAAAATGCCGCGGGAGGACGTATGGTAACCGCTCCCACTAATGGCGCAGCGGGGATTATTCCGGCGGTGCTTATGTATCACATGCGTTTTCATGCGAATGCAAAGCCAAAAGATGTGGTGACATTTTTCCTTGCGGCAGCCGCGGTGGGCTCGCTGTGTAAAATGAATGCCTCAATCTCAGGGGCCGAAGTGGGGTGTCAGGGCGAGGTCGGTTCGGCTAGTGCAATGGCTGCTGCAGGGTTAGCGGAAGTGTTAGGGGGCACGCCAGAGCAAGTTGAAAATGCGGCGGAAATCGCCTTAGAGCATAACCTTGGCCTAACTTGCGATCCTGTTGGTGGGTTGGTTCAAGTTCCATGTATTGAACGCAACGCGATTGCTGCTGTTAAATCAATTAACGCAGCGAATATGGCATTAAGAGGTGATGGCCAACATTTCATTTCGTTAGATAAAGTGATTAGAACCATGCGAGATACTGGACGAGATATGCAAGATAAGTACAAAGAAACCTCCCGTGGTGGTTTAGCCGTTAATGCCATTGAGTGTTAA
- the purU gene encoding formyltetrahydrofolate deformylase, with protein MQTTHSGTWIFTGSCSSQLGTVDVVTRYMAESGNYINEIHSFDDRVQGMFFLRIEFTPPSADFSVAHFNDEFVERAAEFDMTWALSPAAKKERVAILVSKYDHCLNDLLFRVRTGQLNIDIPVIISNHPDLEPLAKWHNIPYYHLPITPDTKLEQEQQILGLLAEYRIDLTVLARYMQVLSPSMCQQLDGKAINIHHSLLPGFKGARPYHQAWEKGVKMVGATAHYVNNDLDEGPIITQGIQTVNHALYPEQLISKGQDIERITLFNAVRYHVEKRVFLSGKRTVVFDN; from the coding sequence ATGCAGACCACCCATTCTGGAACTTGGATTTTTACTGGCAGTTGTTCAAGCCAGCTCGGAACGGTCGATGTAGTGACTCGATACATGGCGGAATCAGGGAATTATATTAACGAAATACATTCTTTTGATGACCGAGTGCAAGGGATGTTCTTTCTGCGTATCGAATTTACGCCGCCGAGTGCTGATTTCTCCGTTGCTCACTTTAACGATGAGTTTGTCGAACGGGCCGCTGAATTTGATATGACTTGGGCTCTTTCCCCAGCCGCAAAGAAAGAGCGTGTTGCCATACTGGTATCGAAATACGATCACTGTCTTAATGATCTTCTGTTTCGTGTTCGAACTGGGCAGCTCAATATTGATATTCCCGTGATCATCTCCAACCATCCTGATCTCGAGCCTCTGGCTAAATGGCATAATATTCCCTACTACCATTTACCGATTACACCTGATACGAAATTGGAACAGGAGCAGCAGATTCTCGGGCTACTTGCTGAATATCGTATTGATTTAACGGTACTTGCTCGCTACATGCAGGTACTTTCTCCATCCATGTGCCAACAACTGGATGGTAAAGCGATCAATATTCATCATTCACTTTTACCTGGATTTAAAGGGGCTCGCCCTTATCATCAGGCGTGGGAAAAAGGCGTTAAGATGGTCGGTGCTACCGCGCACTATGTGAATAATGACTTAGATGAAGGACCGATTATTACCCAAGGAATTCAGACGGTTAATCACGCACTGTACCCTGAACAGTTGATCTCTAAAGGGCAAGATATAGAAAGAATTACCCTCTTTAATGCGGTTCGTTATCACGTTGAAAAGAGAGTCTTTTTAAGTGGAAAACGCACCGTTGTGTTTGATAATTAA
- a CDS encoding sarcosine oxidase subunit gamma, translating into MSDVLSPEKKLTPVTPLVAVMDQYSETPAQSPISDSQKRGIVQPATRQSGVVIKELALMGHLIIRGNADNEAFVEGVTNVLGLALPTKPLTTAANDVTSILWLSPDEWLVLSSADMLYDIEVALREKLTGHFSIVNQSGGQTVIELTGLNVIEVLKKSTSLDVHANSFPVGKVAGSLLAKSSATFYHCGENQWRLIVRRSFADYIWRWLIDASKEFGLTIEK; encoded by the coding sequence ATGTCTGATGTACTTTCACCTGAAAAGAAATTAACGCCAGTAACCCCTCTCGTTGCCGTCATGGATCAGTATTCAGAAACGCCAGCTCAATCGCCTATTTCTGATAGTCAAAAAAGGGGGATCGTGCAGCCTGCTACTCGCCAATCTGGTGTTGTGATCAAAGAGCTTGCTCTGATGGGACATTTGATTATTCGCGGCAATGCCGATAATGAAGCATTTGTTGAAGGTGTCACTAACGTTCTTGGGTTGGCACTGCCGACTAAACCGTTGACGACCGCTGCCAATGACGTGACCAGTATCTTGTGGTTGAGTCCCGATGAATGGCTAGTGTTGTCATCAGCAGATATGTTGTATGACATTGAAGTCGCGCTTCGCGAGAAGCTAACCGGTCATTTTTCTATTGTGAATCAAAGTGGTGGACAAACCGTGATTGAGTTAACGGGATTAAACGTCATTGAGGTGCTAAAAAAGAGTACCTCGTTGGATGTTCATGCTAATTCTTTTCCGGTCGGCAAAGTCGCGGGTTCGTTGTTAGCGAAAAGCTCCGCAACGTTCTACCACTGCGGTGAAAATCAGTGGCGTTTAATTGTCAGACGCAGTTTTGCGGATTACATCTGGCGTTGGTTGATAGATGCCAGCAAAGAGTTCGGCCTCACGATTGAAAAATAA
- a CDS encoding sarcosine oxidase subunit alpha has product MMSQPNRLMSGGRIERAKPLSFTFNGKQYQGFEGDTVASALLANGIDIVGRSFKYSRPRGIIAAGPEEPNAILQVGATEATQIPNVRATQQELYEGLVCTSTNGWPNVESDVMGLVGKVGAGLMPPGFYYKTFMSPAKMWPTYEKYIRKAAGLGRSPTEADPDIYDHMNQHCDLLIVGAGPAGLMTALCAARAGARVIIADEQNEFGGSLLCGDQVIDGKPALDWVADTIEELAGYPDVTMLNRATVNGYHDHNFLTIHERLADHLTDFVGRDKARQRIHRVRANWVVLATGAHERPLVYGNNDVPGCMLASAVATYINRYAVIPGSSLVLMTTNDSAYQTALDWFSAGKPVSAIVDTRQSVSGDLIDKARAFGIKIITGSAVIDVTGTKRVQGAVVAKLNDAGDQVIGKSEIIACDTVASSGGWSPVVHLSCHSGSRPVWDEQAIGFVPGETIQRQLTAGSINGLQTLAEVIEQGFEVGQSVVKRLNFASSVMSCPKVSSPKVGQPMALFHIPHTKPTSRAPKQFVDYQNDVTAAAIELATLEGFESIEHVKRYTALGFGTDQGKMGNINGMAIAAKKLGQTIPQTGTTIFRPNYTPVTFGAIAGRNCDELFDPLRYTAMHEWHVAHGAKFEDVSLWKRPWYYPKAGETMQEALNRECKAVRSSVGIIDASTLGKVDIQGKDAREFIGRIYSNAWTKLGVGKCRYGVMCGEDGMVFDDGVTSCLGENHFLMTTTTGGAAHVLEWLELYHQTEWPELEVYFNSVTDHWATMTLGGPNSRKLLAELTDIDLSGDTFKFMDWKEGKVAGVPARVFRISFTGELSFEINVQANYAQYVWDKLFEHGEKYQLTPYGTETMHILRAEKGFIITGQDTDGSVTPYDLGMAWCVGKNKPFSFIGKRGMALEANARSARKQLVGLKTLDPKVILPEGAQAVANPNQPIPMTMLGHVSSSYWSANLDRSIAMGFIIDGQNRMGEKVYYPLVDGRVIEAEICSPVFFDPEGERQHV; this is encoded by the coding sequence ATGATGAGTCAACCCAATCGATTAATGTCTGGTGGACGTATTGAACGCGCCAAACCACTCAGTTTTACCTTTAATGGCAAACAATATCAGGGTTTTGAGGGCGATACTGTTGCATCCGCTTTATTGGCGAATGGTATCGATATCGTCGGGCGTAGCTTCAAATACAGTCGTCCACGCGGAATTATCGCCGCCGGTCCTGAAGAGCCAAACGCGATTTTACAAGTGGGCGCAACAGAGGCCACCCAAATTCCTAATGTGCGTGCAACTCAACAAGAGTTGTACGAAGGTTTGGTTTGCACTTCAACCAACGGTTGGCCTAATGTTGAATCTGATGTCATGGGACTAGTTGGTAAGGTAGGCGCGGGACTAATGCCTCCAGGTTTTTACTACAAAACCTTTATGTCACCTGCCAAAATGTGGCCAACGTATGAGAAGTATATTCGTAAAGCAGCAGGCTTGGGACGTTCACCAACCGAAGCCGATCCGGACATCTATGATCATATGAACCAACATTGTGATCTGTTGATCGTGGGGGCGGGGCCAGCAGGGTTAATGACCGCTTTGTGTGCTGCCCGGGCTGGCGCGCGAGTGATTATCGCTGATGAGCAGAATGAATTCGGCGGTAGTTTATTATGTGGCGACCAAGTGATTGATGGTAAGCCAGCGCTGGATTGGGTGGCTGACACTATCGAAGAGCTGGCGGGTTATCCAGATGTGACGATGCTCAATCGTGCGACGGTTAATGGCTACCACGATCATAACTTTTTAACCATTCATGAACGTTTAGCCGATCATCTCACCGATTTTGTCGGGCGTGACAAAGCTCGCCAGCGCATTCATCGTGTCCGAGCTAATTGGGTTGTGCTCGCCACTGGCGCGCATGAACGTCCATTGGTTTACGGTAACAATGATGTTCCGGGTTGTATGCTTGCTTCTGCTGTGGCTACTTATATCAATCGTTATGCTGTTATACCCGGTTCTAGTCTTGTACTAATGACGACTAACGATAGTGCCTATCAAACCGCTCTTGATTGGTTCTCAGCGGGTAAGCCCGTTAGTGCTATTGTCGATACACGCCAAAGTGTGTCGGGGGATTTGATTGATAAGGCGCGAGCCTTTGGGATCAAAATCATTACAGGCAGTGCCGTTATCGATGTGACAGGAACGAAGCGCGTTCAAGGCGCTGTGGTTGCTAAGCTCAACGATGCGGGTGACCAAGTTATTGGAAAATCGGAAATTATCGCTTGTGATACCGTCGCAAGTTCGGGTGGTTGGAGCCCTGTTGTCCACTTGTCTTGTCACTCTGGTAGTCGCCCAGTCTGGGATGAACAAGCAATTGGGTTTGTGCCTGGAGAAACCATTCAACGACAGCTTACTGCAGGTTCAATCAATGGCTTGCAGACTCTCGCAGAGGTTATCGAACAAGGGTTTGAAGTTGGTCAGAGCGTTGTGAAACGCCTCAATTTTGCCAGCAGTGTGATGAGCTGCCCTAAAGTGTCATCTCCTAAGGTGGGGCAACCTATGGCTCTATTCCATATTCCGCACACAAAGCCCACCTCGCGTGCACCAAAGCAATTTGTAGATTATCAGAACGACGTAACTGCTGCGGCCATTGAGTTGGCAACCTTAGAAGGGTTTGAATCGATTGAACACGTTAAACGTTATACCGCGTTAGGCTTTGGTACCGATCAAGGCAAAATGGGCAATATCAATGGGATGGCCATTGCAGCCAAAAAGTTAGGGCAAACCATTCCACAGACAGGAACCACCATTTTCAGGCCCAACTATACCCCCGTAACCTTTGGTGCGATTGCTGGGCGTAACTGTGATGAACTATTTGATCCGCTGCGTTATACCGCGATGCATGAATGGCATGTAGCACATGGGGCAAAATTTGAAGATGTGAGCCTTTGGAAACGTCCTTGGTATTACCCTAAAGCAGGTGAAACCATGCAAGAAGCGCTCAATCGCGAATGTAAAGCCGTGCGCTCAAGCGTCGGTATTATTGATGCCTCTACGCTGGGCAAGGTCGATATTCAGGGGAAGGACGCGCGAGAATTTATCGGTCGCATCTATTCCAATGCTTGGACTAAGTTGGGGGTAGGTAAATGCCGTTACGGCGTAATGTGTGGTGAAGATGGAATGGTTTTTGATGATGGGGTGACTTCTTGTCTAGGCGAGAACCATTTTCTCATGACCACAACCACAGGTGGTGCTGCTCATGTGCTTGAATGGCTAGAACTTTATCATCAAACCGAATGGCCCGAGTTAGAAGTTTATTTCAATAGTGTAACCGATCACTGGGCAACCATGACATTGGGCGGTCCTAACAGCCGCAAGCTGTTGGCAGAATTGACTGACATCGATCTCAGTGGTGATACCTTTAAGTTTATGGATTGGAAAGAGGGCAAAGTGGCCGGAGTGCCTGCTCGGGTATTTCGTATCTCCTTTACGGGTGAACTGTCGTTTGAAATTAACGTGCAAGCTAATTACGCCCAATATGTGTGGGATAAACTCTTTGAGCATGGCGAGAAGTATCAACTTACGCCATACGGCACCGAAACTATGCACATTCTGCGTGCTGAAAAAGGCTTTATTATCACAGGTCAGGATACCGATGGTTCCGTCACTCCATATGATTTAGGAATGGCGTGGTGTGTTGGCAAAAACAAGCCCTTTAGTTTTATTGGCAAACGGGGTATGGCGCTTGAGGCTAATGCACGCTCCGCTCGAAAACAACTTGTTGGTTTGAAAACCCTAGATCCTAAGGTAATTTTGCCAGAAGGCGCTCAAGCGGTAGCTAATCCCAATCAACCCATTCCAATGACCATGCTTGGTCATGTGAGTTCAAGTTATTGGAGCGCGAATTTAGACCGAAGTATTGCCATGGGATTCATTATTGATGGTCAAAATCGCATGGGGGAAAAGGTGTATTACCCATTAGTTGATGGCCGAGTTATCGAAGCCGAAATCTGTAGCCCAGTCTTTTTTGACCCAGAAGGAGAGCGTCAACATGTCTGA
- a CDS encoding sarcosine oxidase subunit delta produces MFHIYCPYCQEMRSEEEFHPHGQAHLERPLDPDNCSDKEWGEFLHFRTNPKGLHHEMWHHSAGCRKYFNIARDTATYEIKQVYKMGEKPQPAEESTQGVE; encoded by the coding sequence ATGTTTCATATTTATTGTCCCTATTGCCAAGAAATGCGTAGTGAAGAGGAATTTCATCCCCACGGCCAAGCACATCTTGAGCGTCCGTTAGACCCTGATAATTGCAGTGATAAAGAATGGGGTGAGTTTCTCCATTTTCGTACTAACCCAAAGGGGCTTCATCACGAAATGTGGCACCACTCGGCAGGATGCCGTAAGTATTTCAATATCGCTCGTGATACCGCGACGTATGAAATTAAGCAGGTGTACAAAATGGGTGAAAAGCCCCAACCCGCTGAAGAATCGACCCAAGGAGTGGAATGA
- a CDS encoding sarcosine oxidase subunit beta family protein, whose translation MERYSGFGLLKHSFGYHENWQRLWRNPQPKKKYDVIIVGGGGHGLATAYYLAKEHGITNVAVIEKGYLGGGNTARNTTIVRSNYLWDEAANLFEHSLKLWEGLSQDLNYNVMFSQRGCLNVGHTLQDMRDIERRVNANRMQGIDGEVLDAKQVKEIVPAMDISQNRRYPVMGASWQPRAGIARHDAVAWGFARGADSMGVDLIQQTEVLGFEIEDGTVVGVKTDRHGVIKADRVGCVTAGHSGVMAKRAGFEMPLESHPLQALVSEPIKPVIDTVVMSNHVHGYVSQSDKGDLVIGAGIDGYNGYGQRGSYPTIEHTIQAIVEMFPIFSRVRMNRQWGGIVDTTNDACPIITDTPVDNLFFNCGWGTGGFKATPGSGNVFAATLAKGELHELAKPFSMFRFHDGSLVDEHGASAVAH comes from the coding sequence ATGGAACGTTATTCGGGATTTGGGCTGTTAAAACATAGCTTTGGTTATCACGAAAACTGGCAGCGTCTATGGAGAAATCCACAGCCGAAGAAAAAGTACGACGTCATCATTGTTGGCGGCGGTGGTCACGGCTTAGCAACGGCTTATTATCTTGCGAAAGAACACGGTATCACCAATGTTGCAGTGATTGAAAAAGGGTATTTAGGGGGCGGTAACACCGCGCGTAATACCACGATTGTACGCTCAAACTACTTATGGGATGAGGCCGCCAATCTTTTTGAACACTCTTTAAAGCTTTGGGAAGGGTTATCGCAAGATTTGAACTACAACGTGATGTTCTCTCAGCGAGGCTGTTTGAACGTAGGTCATACCTTACAAGATATGCGTGATATTGAACGACGTGTGAACGCCAACCGTATGCAGGGCATTGATGGCGAAGTGTTGGATGCCAAGCAAGTAAAAGAAATTGTCCCTGCGATGGATATTTCACAAAATCGCCGTTATCCGGTGATGGGAGCATCATGGCAGCCGCGTGCTGGTATCGCTCGTCATGATGCGGTCGCATGGGGTTTTGCTCGGGGTGCGGACAGCATGGGGGTTGATCTAATTCAACAGACGGAAGTGTTAGGTTTTGAAATTGAAGATGGCACGGTAGTTGGGGTGAAAACCGATCGCCATGGCGTGATCAAAGCCGATCGTGTTGGTTGTGTTACCGCTGGACATTCAGGCGTCATGGCAAAACGCGCGGGCTTCGAAATGCCGTTAGAGTCTCACCCCCTACAAGCCCTCGTTTCTGAACCGATCAAACCCGTCATCGATACTGTCGTTATGTCTAATCATGTACACGGCTATGTCAGTCAATCGGATAAAGGCGATTTGGTCATTGGTGCGGGTATTGATGGCTACAACGGCTACGGTCAACGTGGATCTTATCCTACGATTGAACACACTATCCAAGCCATTGTGGAAATGTTCCCCATATTTAGTCGGGTACGTATGAACCGTCAATGGGGTGGGATTGTTGATACCACCAATGATGCTTGCCCAATTATCACCGACACCCCCGTTGATAATCTGTTCTTCAATTGTGGTTGGGGAACGGGTGGATTCAAGGCAACGCCAGGGTCTGGCAATGTATTTGCCGCAACGCTAGCAAAAGGGGAACTGCATGAGTTGGCGAAACCGTTCTCAATGTTTCGCTTTCATGATGGTTCACTGGTTGATGAGCACGGCGCGTCTGCGGTCGCACACTAA
- the glyA gene encoding serine hydroxymethyltransferase produces the protein MFTKDDSIEGFDDAIWQAMQLEATRQEEHIELIASENYASPRVMEAQGSVLTNKYAEGYPEKRYYGGCEYVDQIETLAMERACRLFCADYANVQPHSGSQANSAVYAALCQPGDTILGMSLDHGGHLTHGAKVSFSGKIYNSVQYGITPDTGEIDYAQVEQLALEHRPKVIVAGFSAYSRKVDWAKFREIADKVDAYLFVDMAHVAGLVAAKLYPNPVPWADVVTTTTHKTLRGPRGGLILALENPELEKKLNSAVFPGGQGGPLMHVIAAKAVAFAEALQPEFVAYQQQVIINAQTMAEILAARGYDIVSNGTDNHLFLLSLVKQGLTGKAADAALGRANITVNKNAVPNDPQSPFVTSGLRIGSPVITTRGFKEEQCTLLAGWIADILDVLDNHELLEEKIQQVKSQVISLCADFPVYR, from the coding sequence ATGTTTACAAAAGACGATTCGATTGAGGGATTCGATGACGCAATATGGCAGGCAATGCAACTTGAGGCGACGCGTCAAGAGGAACATATCGAGCTGATTGCGTCAGAAAACTACGCAAGTCCTCGGGTTATGGAAGCTCAAGGTTCCGTGCTAACTAATAAATATGCCGAAGGATATCCAGAGAAGCGTTACTACGGTGGGTGCGAATATGTCGACCAAATTGAAACATTAGCCATGGAGCGAGCATGCCGTCTTTTTTGTGCCGACTATGCAAATGTGCAACCGCATTCCGGCTCACAAGCGAACTCTGCTGTCTATGCCGCATTATGCCAACCTGGTGACACTATTTTAGGGATGAGTTTAGATCACGGTGGTCACCTCACTCACGGAGCAAAAGTGAGTTTTTCCGGCAAAATCTACAACTCGGTTCAATATGGAATCACACCTGATACAGGCGAGATCGATTACGCTCAAGTTGAACAGCTCGCGTTAGAACATCGGCCTAAAGTGATTGTGGCTGGGTTCTCTGCTTATTCACGTAAAGTCGATTGGGCTAAATTTCGAGAAATTGCGGATAAAGTCGATGCTTATCTGTTTGTCGATATGGCGCATGTGGCTGGGCTTGTCGCCGCGAAACTTTATCCCAATCCCGTGCCATGGGCTGATGTCGTCACAACCACAACTCATAAAACCCTGCGAGGACCTCGGGGTGGGCTAATTTTGGCTCTAGAAAACCCTGAATTAGAGAAAAAATTAAATTCGGCCGTATTCCCAGGTGGGCAAGGTGGGCCTTTAATGCATGTGATAGCGGCAAAAGCGGTCGCCTTTGCAGAAGCTCTGCAACCAGAATTCGTTGCTTATCAGCAGCAGGTCATTATCAATGCGCAAACTATGGCTGAAATACTGGCTGCGCGTGGCTATGACATTGTTTCCAATGGTACAGATAACCACTTGTTCTTATTAAGTTTAGTTAAGCAAGGATTAACCGGTAAAGCCGCCGATGCCGCATTAGGTCGCGCTAACATTACCGTGAATAAAAATGCCGTACCTAACGATCCTCAATCACCGTTTGTCACCTCTGGATTACGTATCGGTTCCCCAGTGATAACGACCCGTGGATTTAAAGAAGAGCAGTGCACTCTGCTGGCCGGTTGGATCGCTGACATTCTTGATGTCCTCGATAACCATGAATTATTGGAAGAAAAAATCCAACAAGTGAAGTCTCAGGTCATCTCGTTATGCGCAGATTTTCCTGTGTACCGCTAA